From a region of the Spirochaetota bacterium genome:
- a CDS encoding HEAT repeat domain-containing protein has translation MKKKIIITCAILLGIGAIALISYFFMEDPIDLNWKKDGKYMYSLKNISIIEFVDPLTGFTSHSKIAVSGTLNFRIIEIDEKNDLVKVGMMLSPITVSENGERRPILEERFSSFFIVDFDSEGTHREYHFDHSLSKEDETSLSNLIRSLSFVIPISGMNEVETEEEDANGVYLASYEKKGHSIIKKKYRYTMLRMAMDKDYNAMVPHMRIIRSRYTIVPSKKESWLEKYQGEELLSIGRQKDSLHTDSIISLVKIPFKPDMGLPIWEDDVTFKKLLMTFKDGPKNTVSAWEKQKQEYLKAEYQGHTMKTLLGEYTSGRTDLYGLVKNTKEYLSLNPKGAIEIESIIRKQEGNEETLAALTYALGVNGSPESQNSLIRIIDDEGMHSIDRIRASVCLGDLSTPTDATIKRINDYIKLSATDSDFKDVATSAVLALGRMYGKQLDTHSPDDDTINKLSKNLIDLMDRHREDPQMLSTVIDSIGNTEDPSLSRHVAPYLKSDDPYVRESAARSLGMLKGEDAVEEIIDHALKDDEAMVRNAAIKALARQKPSDDIVNAVTSRADDESDVKVRGTIIQFMGRVKDDYPKTKKDLKNMLSYETDPGNRVMIYKALYSKRFR, from the coding sequence ATGAAAAAGAAAATTATCATAACATGCGCCATACTCTTGGGAATAGGCGCGATCGCACTGATATCTTATTTCTTCATGGAAGACCCGATCGATCTCAATTGGAAGAAAGACGGGAAGTACATGTACAGCCTGAAAAATATCAGCATTATCGAATTCGTCGATCCATTGACCGGATTTACCAGCCATTCAAAAATCGCCGTTTCCGGGACGCTAAACTTCAGGATCATCGAGATTGATGAAAAAAACGACCTCGTTAAGGTGGGAATGATGCTCTCCCCCATAACGGTAAGCGAGAACGGCGAAAGGCGCCCCATCCTGGAGGAGCGGTTTTCGAGCTTTTTCATCGTTGATTTCGACTCTGAAGGCACCCATCGCGAATACCATTTCGACCATTCCCTCTCCAAAGAAGACGAAACATCACTCTCCAATCTCATAAGGTCCCTTTCGTTTGTGATCCCCATCTCCGGAATGAATGAGGTTGAAACAGAGGAGGAAGATGCCAACGGCGTCTATCTCGCAAGCTACGAAAAAAAAGGCCACAGCATCATTAAAAAGAAATACAGGTACACGATGCTCCGCATGGCCATGGACAAGGATTATAACGCCATGGTGCCCCACATGCGCATTATCCGGTCCAGGTATACCATTGTTCCTTCGAAAAAGGAGAGCTGGCTTGAGAAATACCAGGGAGAGGAACTCCTCTCCATCGGCAGGCAAAAGGACTCCCTTCACACCGACAGCATCATCTCCCTGGTAAAGATCCCCTTCAAGCCGGACATGGGCCTTCCCATATGGGAAGACGACGTCACCTTTAAAAAACTGCTTATGACATTCAAAGACGGCCCCAAAAACACCGTGTCCGCCTGGGAGAAACAAAAGCAGGAATACCTGAAGGCCGAGTATCAGGGACACACGATGAAAACCCTCCTGGGAGAATACACCAGCGGCCGGACCGACCTGTACGGCCTTGTCAAGAATACAAAGGAATACCTGTCGCTGAACCCCAAGGGGGCCATCGAGATCGAAAGCATCATACGGAAGCAGGAGGGGAACGAGGAAACCCTTGCGGCCCTTACCTACGCCCTCGGCGTAAACGGGTCGCCGGAATCGCAGAATTCCCTGATCAGAATCATCGATGACGAGGGGATGCATTCCATAGACCGCATCCGGGCCAGCGTCTGCCTTGGCGATCTCTCAACGCCGACCGATGCGACCATCAAGAGGATCAACGATTACATAAAATTGAGCGCCACTGACAGCGATTTCAAGGACGTGGCTACTTCAGCGGTCCTTGCCCTCGGCAGGATGTACGGCAAGCAGCTCGATACGCACAGTCCCGATGACGATACGATAAACAAGCTGTCGAAGAACCTGATAGACCTGATGGATCGGCACAGGGAGGACCCGCAAATGCTGTCCACGGTGATCGACTCCATAGGCAACACTGAAGACCCGTCCCTGAGCCGCCATGTCGCTCCTTACCTGAAATCCGACGATCCCTACGTACGGGAATCCGCGGCAAGGTCCCTCGGGATGCTGAAGGGCGAGGACGCGGTGGAAGAGATCATCGATCACGCACTCAAGGACGATGAGGCGATGGTGCGGAACGCGGCGATCAAGGCCCTGGCCAGGCAGAAGCCCAGCGATGATATCGTTAACGCCGTAACTTCCAGGGCCGATGACGAAAGCGACGTCAAGGTCCGCGGGACTATCATACAATTCATGGGCAGAGTCAAGGACGACTATCCGAAGACTAAAAAAGATCTCAAAAACATGCTTTCCTATGAAACGGACCCCGGAAACAGGGTCATGATTTACAAGGCCCTTTATTCAAAGCGTTTCAGGTAA
- a CDS encoding 4Fe-4S binding protein, with translation MSHKITDLCNGCGACKRACPVDAISGELKSMHAVDAERCIDCSVCGMGCPKGAIIDMNGAVVARLKISERPKPVIDRDLCSGCFLCGEFCHVKALNICEPSFKGDVKAFAVLVKEKCVGCGVCVGNCPMDAIHMGPAPRMEKPEDQPVLAH, from the coding sequence ATGTCACACAAGATTACCGATCTCTGCAACGGGTGCGGAGCCTGCAAGAGGGCATGCCCCGTTGACGCCATATCAGGTGAACTGAAGAGCATGCACGCTGTCGACGCCGAAAGGTGCATTGACTGCTCGGTCTGCGGAATGGGATGCCCCAAGGGGGCGATAATCGATATGAACGGCGCGGTCGTTGCCCGCCTCAAGATATCCGAAAGGCCCAAGCCGGTGATCGACAGAGACCTCTGTTCGGGTTGCTTTCTCTGCGGCGAGTTCTGCCACGTGAAGGCCCTCAATATCTGCGAACCGTCCTTCAAGGGCGATGTCAAGGCCTTCGCGGTCTTGGTAAAGGAAAAATGCGTGGGATGCGGCGTTTGCGTCGGCAACTGTCCCATGGACGCGATCCACATGGGTCCGGCTCCCAGGATGGAGAAGCCGGAAGATCAGCCGGTCCTGGCGCACTAA
- a CDS encoding cellulase family glycosylhydrolase produces MAYLSWLDNTPVGPVPAPCPALPYAAPAPADAPLAAEGDYFKDDQGRVVILRGVNVAGNSKVPPFTPITSEMLDPLPGWGFNTIRLLFTWEAFEPTRCSFENSYLDYYEKVVQWARAQNIYVMVDFHQDGYSRYSVSGCGEGFPSWAVTPAVALKTPDNGAACASWGIMMVIDAMHQKTWKDFHLDLYGTRTRYLEMVEAVADKMSQYDNVIGYELINEPWGTDAQLSAFYELVAARIRGRHPSAILFVPPSAIVSSGMVANTMSKPGFGNFSYSPHNYDGFVTLFKSWQGGSPAPALNALRDKAVAWQVPLVLSEFGAPATITNIAGYMEAQYDWLDDHFASAIQWCYTPGWRSDIKDGWNMEDFSIVDDAGQLRASCVPRPYPQKIAGTPGLFTRTDSGFTMTWTHTLSGVATEIFLPEHYADDKTLTYALPSGATGSCSISGQKLSCTVNGTGNVQVELAR; encoded by the coding sequence ATGGCCTACCTGAGTTGGCTCGACAATACGCCGGTTGGGCCGGTTCCGGCGCCATGCCCGGCGCTCCCCTATGCCGCTCCAGCCCCGGCCGACGCGCCCCTGGCGGCCGAAGGTGATTACTTCAAAGATGACCAGGGGAGGGTCGTCATCCTCCGTGGGGTCAACGTGGCGGGGAACTCCAAGGTCCCTCCCTTCACCCCGATTACCAGCGAAATGCTCGATCCTCTGCCCGGCTGGGGCTTCAATACAATCCGGCTCCTCTTCACCTGGGAGGCCTTCGAGCCGACGCGGTGCAGTTTCGAAAACAGCTACCTGGACTATTACGAAAAGGTCGTTCAGTGGGCCCGGGCCCAGAACATCTACGTCATGGTCGATTTTCACCAGGACGGATATTCGCGCTATTCGGTGAGCGGCTGCGGCGAGGGGTTCCCGTCGTGGGCCGTGACGCCGGCGGTGGCCCTGAAGACCCCGGACAACGGCGCCGCATGCGCCTCATGGGGCATTATGATGGTCATCGACGCCATGCACCAGAAGACCTGGAAGGATTTTCACCTGGACCTGTACGGGACCAGGACGCGCTACCTGGAAATGGTGGAGGCGGTGGCGGACAAGATGTCGCAGTATGACAACGTCATCGGCTATGAGCTCATCAACGAGCCCTGGGGCACAGACGCGCAGCTGTCGGCGTTCTACGAGCTGGTGGCCGCGAGGATCAGGGGTCGCCATCCCAGCGCGATACTTTTCGTGCCTCCCAGCGCCATCGTATCCAGCGGCATGGTGGCGAACACCATGTCGAAGCCGGGCTTCGGCAATTTCTCCTATTCGCCCCATAATTACGACGGATTTGTCACCCTCTTTAAATCATGGCAGGGCGGGAGCCCGGCACCCGCGCTGAACGCGCTCCGCGACAAGGCAGTGGCGTGGCAGGTTCCCCTGGTGCTCAGCGAATTCGGCGCTCCCGCGACAATCACGAACATCGCCGGATACATGGAGGCCCAGTACGACTGGCTCGATGACCACTTCGCCTCGGCGATCCAGTGGTGCTACACGCCGGGATGGCGCAGCGACATAAAGGACGGGTGGAACATGGAGGATTTCAGCATCGTCGACGACGCCGGCCAGCTGCGGGCCAGTTGCGTGCCGCGGCCCTATCCGCAGAAGATCGCCGGCACTCCAGGGCTCTTCACCAGGACTGACAGCGGCTTCACCATGACCTGGACCCACACCCTTTCCGGCGTTGCCACGGAGATATTCCTGCCTGAGCACTACGCAGACGACAAGACCCTGACCTATGCATTGCCTTCCGGCGCCACAGGCTCCTGCTCCATCTCCGGACAGAAACTGTCGTGCACCGTCAATGGCACGGGAAATGTCCAGGTTGAACTCGCAAGGTAG
- a CDS encoding FAD-dependent oxidoreductase, whose protein sequence is MTDHLYPYTSLFSPIQVNHLKIKNRIVMGPMGNVNMADETGRPNNKMIQYFVERARGGVGLITTGLVPVDFTTDPSIEDADNLGIFPRIDSHRTNYAGWKDLAERCHAHGARVFIQLTPGLGRVGSPECLIKRHRIPVSASWNRSFYMPLVFCRPLSGRECARLIKNAGQNAADAKEMGLDGVYFHGHEGYLLEQMTNPAFNRRSLGRYRDWQAFGIDLIEEVRRRTGDRYPIMYRIDLTLALKETYGNRMDSEKLLKKFRNERTVDMTLDYMKNLVKAGVDIFDVDLGCYDNWWLLHPPNAMAPGVYLEVSSIVKEYFDANRVVSNLNVPVPIVAVGKLGYPDLAERALRENKCDMVMLARPLLADPHWPRKAYAGKLRDIIPCIGDQEGCLNQVPTGGHIKCAVNPVTGFEDVTTGYELFHARTKKRIAVIGAGPAGVYCACIASSRGHSVTLFDRRNQAGGSLIPGSIPNMKYEVQNYVEFLNNSVLRFENRYDLSIKFGREVTVDDFVGEGYDVIVLCTGSSPRVPLVLGIDLPHVVKAVDLLADREMARDKERFVIIGGSEVGCEVAHMLAYEMDKKDITVVEMLPAFMKKSCTANRGFLIHYLERAGVKLMNCTRLIRVTGGGVEVAQNISPTVPNPYITWKPIIPDNIIVPLVPNIKVKEKVRELGADLVIFATGAKPDDTLYYKCLEARVAPEVYNIGDSVEPARVFEATRAGYELGRSL, encoded by the coding sequence ATGACCGACCATCTCTATCCCTATACCAGCCTTTTTTCCCCCATACAGGTAAACCACCTCAAGATAAAAAACCGCATTGTCATGGGCCCCATGGGGAACGTGAACATGGCCGACGAAACCGGCAGGCCCAACAACAAGATGATACAGTATTTTGTCGAGCGGGCCCGGGGCGGCGTGGGGCTCATAACCACCGGCCTGGTGCCGGTCGATTTCACCACGGACCCTTCGATTGAGGACGCGGACAATCTCGGCATCTTCCCCAGGATCGACAGCCACAGGACCAACTACGCCGGCTGGAAGGACCTTGCGGAGCGGTGCCACGCCCATGGCGCGCGGGTGTTCATCCAGCTAACGCCGGGTCTCGGCAGGGTGGGGAGCCCTGAATGCCTGATAAAGCGCCACCGGATACCGGTTTCGGCCTCATGGAACAGGAGCTTCTACATGCCCCTGGTGTTCTGCCGCCCCCTCAGCGGGCGCGAGTGCGCCAGGCTCATAAAGAACGCCGGCCAGAACGCGGCTGACGCGAAGGAGATGGGCCTGGACGGCGTCTATTTCCACGGACACGAGGGATACCTCCTCGAGCAGATGACGAACCCGGCCTTCAACAGGAGAAGCCTGGGCAGGTACCGGGACTGGCAGGCCTTCGGCATAGACCTCATCGAGGAGGTGCGGCGCCGCACCGGGGACCGCTATCCGATCATGTACCGCATCGACCTCACCCTGGCGCTGAAGGAGACCTACGGCAACCGAATGGACAGCGAGAAGCTCCTTAAAAAGTTCAGGAACGAGCGCACCGTGGATATGACCCTCGACTACATGAAGAACCTTGTTAAGGCCGGCGTCGATATATTCGACGTCGATCTCGGGTGCTATGACAACTGGTGGCTTCTCCATCCCCCCAACGCCATGGCCCCGGGCGTATACCTTGAAGTGTCCAGCATCGTGAAGGAATACTTCGACGCCAACAGGGTCGTTTCCAACCTGAACGTTCCGGTTCCCATCGTGGCGGTGGGTAAGCTCGGCTATCCTGACCTGGCAGAGCGGGCCCTGCGGGAAAACAAGTGCGACATGGTGATGCTGGCGAGGCCGCTCCTGGCGGACCCGCACTGGCCCCGGAAAGCCTACGCGGGAAAGCTCCGTGACATCATCCCCTGCATCGGCGACCAGGAAGGGTGCCTCAACCAGGTCCCCACCGGCGGGCATATCAAGTGCGCGGTGAATCCCGTGACCGGTTTCGAGGACGTGACAACGGGATACGAGCTGTTCCATGCAAGGACCAAGAAAAGGATAGCGGTCATCGGGGCTGGCCCGGCGGGGGTGTACTGCGCCTGCATCGCTTCCTCCCGCGGCCATAGCGTTACACTCTTTGACCGCCGTAACCAGGCCGGCGGCAGCCTGATCCCCGGTTCGATCCCGAACATGAAGTACGAGGTCCAGAACTACGTCGAGTTCCTGAACAATTCCGTGCTCCGGTTCGAGAACCGCTATGACCTTTCGATCAAGTTCGGCCGCGAGGTGACGGTGGATGACTTTGTAGGCGAGGGATACGACGTCATTGTCCTGTGCACCGGGTCCTCTCCGAGGGTGCCCCTCGTGCTTGGAATAGACCTGCCCCATGTCGTGAAGGCCGTGGACCTCCTGGCCGACAGGGAGATGGCACGGGACAAGGAACGGTTCGTGATCATCGGCGGCTCCGAGGTGGGATGCGAAGTGGCCCACATGCTCGCCTACGAGATGGACAAGAAAGACATTACCGTGGTGGAGATGCTTCCGGCGTTCATGAAAAAATCATGCACCGCCAACAGGGGGTTCCTCATCCATTATCTCGAGAGGGCCGGGGTGAAACTCATGAACTGCACGCGCCTCATACGGGTAACCGGCGGGGGCGTGGAGGTGGCGCAGAACATATCGCCGACAGTCCCGAATCCCTATATCACCTGGAAACCAATCATTCCGGACAACATCATCGTGCCGCTGGTCCCCAACATCAAGGTCAAGGAGAAGGTGCGAGAACTTGGGGCCGACCTCGTAATATTCGCCACGGGCGCGAAGCCCGATGATACGCTCTACTATAAGTGCCTTGAGGCCCGGGTGGCGCCGGAAGTGTACAACATCGGCGATTCCGTCGAGCCAGCCAGGGTCTTCGAGGCGACCAGGGCAGGCTACGAACTCGGCAGGTCGCTGTAG
- a CDS encoding FAD-binding protein encodes MNVKNPDNTTEQWDEEFDVVVVGFGGAGACAAIEAADRGVRVLAIDRFTGGGATRMSGGVIYSGGGTKHQKAAGFKDTPEKMYQYMMREMSSNPATSPLDRIDPAAMKAFCDRSADNVYWLERLGLEIPETYFPGKTNQPPGGFGLYYSGNEKQYSHKDSHIPRGHVPMGKGMSGGYLYVTLFKAARDRGVTLRWRCRSEKIITDERGAVIGIEVRELSGSPLVTALHGLLFNLGFVSSKGRKLLAGVEQRFGKIVRIRAKGGVIISSGGFVYDKKKFNEYAPAYKGCLPLGTAGDDGSGMELGLSAGGTLSSVDVCAASRFLYPPVAFVSGVLANMEGKRFCDESLYGASISRAVTQQTQRRAYLIIDSTMHNDGRLQTKREEKLGNSIISILKGEQNHIIYRKLTTFVNLHMNRKKANTIADLAKKCGIPAAALARTVASYNELCDAGIDREFQKPADYLQKIVKPPFYAIDCRIETMKFPSTCLTMGGLKVKGLTSQAVRTDGAVISGLYAVGRSAAGICSRSYVSGFSLADCIFSGRNAGAHAAEQAGKKAKASGGAKKVRP; translated from the coding sequence ATGAATGTTAAGAATCCAGACAATACCACAGAACAGTGGGATGAAGAATTTGACGTGGTCGTGGTGGGCTTCGGCGGTGCAGGGGCCTGCGCCGCCATCGAAGCGGCCGACCGGGGAGTCCGGGTCCTCGCCATCGACCGTTTTACCGGCGGCGGCGCCACCAGGATGAGCGGCGGCGTCATATACTCCGGCGGCGGCACCAAGCACCAGAAGGCGGCCGGTTTCAAGGACACGCCGGAAAAGATGTACCAGTACATGATGCGTGAAATGTCCAGCAACCCGGCGACCTCTCCCCTGGACAGGATCGACCCCGCGGCCATGAAGGCCTTCTGCGACCGGAGCGCTGATAATGTATACTGGCTCGAAAGGCTCGGCCTGGAGATTCCCGAGACCTATTTCCCCGGCAAGACCAACCAGCCCCCGGGAGGGTTCGGCCTCTATTATTCCGGCAATGAAAAGCAGTATTCCCACAAGGATTCGCACATTCCCCGGGGCCATGTCCCCATGGGAAAGGGAATGTCCGGCGGCTATCTCTATGTGACACTTTTCAAGGCCGCCCGGGACAGGGGCGTTACCCTGCGTTGGCGCTGCAGGTCCGAGAAGATCATCACCGACGAGCGGGGCGCCGTGATCGGCATCGAGGTGCGTGAATTGAGCGGATCGCCACTGGTGACCGCGCTGCACGGCCTCTTATTCAATCTCGGTTTTGTCAGCAGTAAGGGCCGGAAGCTGCTGGCCGGTGTGGAACAGAGATTCGGAAAGATCGTCCGTATCCGTGCGAAAGGCGGCGTGATAATCTCTTCCGGCGGGTTCGTCTATGACAAGAAAAAATTCAATGAATACGCACCGGCCTATAAGGGGTGCCTTCCCCTGGGAACGGCCGGCGACGACGGGAGCGGTATGGAGCTCGGCCTGAGCGCCGGCGGGACCCTGAGCTCCGTGGATGTCTGCGCGGCCTCGCGGTTTCTCTATCCGCCGGTGGCCTTTGTATCAGGCGTTCTCGCCAACATGGAGGGGAAACGCTTTTGCGACGAGAGCCTCTATGGCGCGAGCATAAGCCGGGCCGTGACACAGCAGACCCAGCGCAGGGCGTACCTTATCATAGATTCCACGATGCACAATGACGGCCGCCTGCAGACGAAGCGTGAGGAGAAGCTGGGCAATTCTATTATAAGCATCCTCAAGGGCGAACAGAACCATATAATATACCGCAAACTCACCACCTTCGTGAACCTTCACATGAACCGCAAAAAGGCAAACACCATTGCAGATCTGGCGAAAAAATGCGGGATCCCTGCCGCGGCCCTGGCGCGCACCGTCGCGTCATACAATGAATTATGCGATGCCGGTATTGACAGGGAATTCCAGAAACCGGCCGACTATCTCCAGAAGATAGTGAAGCCGCCATTCTATGCCATAGACTGCCGCATCGAAACCATGAAGTTCCCCAGCACCTGCCTTACCATGGGAGGGCTGAAGGTGAAGGGGCTCACGTCACAGGCTGTAAGGACCGATGGGGCTGTCATTTCCGGGCTCTACGCCGTTGGGAGAAGCGCTGCCGGCATCTGCTCCCGCTCCTACGTGAGCGGCTTTTCCCTGGCTGATTGCATCTTCTCGGGGAGAAACGCCGGGGCCCATGCGGCCGAACAGGCCGGCAAGAAGGCCAAAGCGTCGGGCGGCGCGAAAAAGGTGCGGCCATGA
- a CDS encoding amidohydrolase produces the protein MGETIRYVGSAREALAQAPENTVKIDLKGKTVIPGFNDNHVHSLGAGTFFSELMLWNLSCEEIADLVKKEARGKKKGEPVYGNLWDYTTCKNPDKSILDRVVPDNPVYLEQYANHAAWVNSYQLKLMKIEKNTPDPKGGQIVRDANHEPTGILRDTAMGSVRDDKFMKIIFDSALHRKMIARILDLYAKAGITSVQDNTWVPMTARLYQEMEAANELTCRISCWPLGGTAYLPAFNLLTSFKKDDLWVRYDIIKYITDGAFSSRTAWLSEPYADDPKNYGAPRYTPAEMDEIVLEAARNRKRLAIHAIGDRAIAMVLDSIEKAQKKYPWTKDLRMRIEHVQIVDPKDVQRMKSLGVVACVQPFAMCTPTKELTLLGQERARRAYPYKTLLKAGIPVALGSDAPAEVDYEPLLGIYYAVTRKDKQGKQGPLNAAECFTPYEALYGYTMGSAYAEGMERKKGSLTAGKLSDMVILSDDILTMPKERIKDARVLMTIVGGRVVHGKPADL, from the coding sequence ATGGGAGAAACGATCCGCTATGTCGGTTCCGCCAGGGAGGCCCTGGCGCAGGCCCCTGAAAATACGGTCAAGATCGACCTGAAGGGCAAGACCGTGATCCCCGGTTTCAACGATAACCATGTCCATTCCCTCGGGGCAGGGACATTTTTTTCAGAGCTCATGCTCTGGAACCTGAGCTGCGAGGAGATCGCGGATTTGGTGAAGAAAGAGGCCCGCGGCAAGAAGAAGGGAGAGCCGGTGTACGGGAATCTCTGGGACTATACAACCTGCAAGAACCCGGACAAGTCGATCCTGGACAGGGTGGTTCCCGATAATCCCGTATATCTTGAGCAGTACGCCAATCATGCCGCCTGGGTCAATTCGTACCAGCTCAAGTTGATGAAAATCGAAAAAAACACACCCGATCCGAAGGGGGGCCAGATAGTGCGCGACGCGAACCATGAGCCGACGGGGATCCTCCGCGATACGGCCATGGGTTCGGTCAGGGATGACAAGTTCATGAAAATAATCTTTGATTCCGCCCTGCATAGAAAGATGATCGCCAGGATCCTGGACCTGTACGCGAAGGCCGGGATCACATCGGTCCAGGACAACACCTGGGTGCCCATGACAGCGAGGCTTTACCAGGAAATGGAAGCGGCCAATGAACTGACGTGCCGGATTTCCTGCTGGCCCCTGGGAGGGACCGCCTATCTGCCGGCCTTCAATCTCCTCACATCGTTCAAAAAGGACGACCTGTGGGTGCGCTACGATATCATCAAATATATTACGGACGGCGCCTTTTCATCCCGGACGGCCTGGCTCAGCGAGCCCTACGCAGATGATCCGAAGAATTACGGCGCGCCGCGGTATACGCCCGCCGAGATGGATGAAATCGTCCTTGAGGCCGCCAGGAACAGGAAGCGCCTTGCCATACACGCCATCGGCGACAGGGCCATTGCGATGGTCCTTGACTCCATTGAGAAAGCCCAGAAGAAATATCCCTGGACCAAGGATCTCAGGATGAGAATAGAGCACGTCCAGATCGTCGATCCGAAGGATGTTCAGCGCATGAAGAGCCTTGGCGTTGTCGCCTGCGTTCAGCCCTTTGCAATGTGCACCCCGACAAAGGAGCTCACGCTCCTGGGTCAGGAGCGGGCGCGCAGGGCCTATCCCTATAAAACATTGCTGAAGGCCGGCATTCCCGTTGCCCTGGGGTCCGACGCCCCGGCCGAGGTCGATTACGAGCCTCTCCTGGGAATATACTATGCCGTAACGCGCAAGGACAAGCAGGGGAAGCAGGGGCCCCTCAATGCCGCTGAATGCTTCACCCCCTACGAGGCCCTGTACGGCTACACCATGGGGTCCGCCTACGCAGAAGGCATGGAACGTAAAAAAGGCTCTTTGACGGCCGGGAAGCTTTCCGATATGGTCATTCTTTCCGATGATATTTTAACAATGCCGAAGGAGAGGATCAAGGACGCCAGGGTCCTCATGACCATTGTGGGCGGCAGGGTCGTACACGGCAAGCCCGCTGATCTGTAG
- a CDS encoding NAD-dependent epimerase/dehydratase family protein, which produces MAKKKPVFGPACLVTGGSGFLGRALTKELLDRGCTVHSLDIKPEEKPLRGVTYFTGDIRNYDTVRAAAAGCATVFHCAAIMNFLGLCRSSVRRDVYGINVHGTENVIRACRESGVKALVYTSSHCVCFDTRPVLGGDESKPYAESYLDLYGETKTAAEKLVLAADGEGSLRTASLRPGGIWGASDDCYMFAKFIDQLLKGKLVATIGPADAIIDNTHVDNLVLAEILTAEGLITKPKVVGGQPYFIVDDEPMNLMEWLRPLIEGLGYRMPKRSIPKMPMYFLGFLAECLHYIGGPRPFMTRLEVHNLTARFTFSQDKARSHLGFEPVIGRDKGMKQCVEFYKKHVNIN; this is translated from the coding sequence ATGGCAAAGAAAAAACCTGTTTTCGGACCAGCCTGTCTCGTGACCGGAGGATCGGGATTCCTGGGCCGCGCCCTCACAAAAGAGCTCCTCGATCGGGGCTGTACCGTCCATTCCCTGGATATCAAGCCGGAAGAGAAACCCCTCCGCGGAGTTACCTATTTTACCGGCGATATCCGAAACTATGATACGGTCCGCGCGGCAGCCGCTGGATGCGCCACGGTCTTCCACTGCGCGGCGATCATGAATTTCCTCGGCCTCTGCCGCTCCTCGGTGCGCCGGGACGTGTACGGCATCAACGTCCATGGCACGGAAAACGTCATACGGGCCTGCCGGGAAAGCGGCGTGAAGGCCCTGGTCTACACAAGCTCCCACTGCGTGTGCTTTGACACCAGGCCTGTTCTCGGCGGCGATGAATCCAAGCCCTACGCTGAAAGCTACCTGGACCTGTACGGAGAAACCAAAACCGCAGCTGAAAAGCTCGTCCTGGCCGCTGACGGGGAAGGGAGCCTGCGGACAGCGTCGCTCCGGCCCGGCGGCATATGGGGTGCCTCCGACGACTGTTACATGTTCGCCAAGTTCATAGACCAGCTCCTCAAGGGAAAGCTGGTCGCCACCATAGGCCCGGCCGACGCCATCATAGACAACACCCACGTGGACAACCTGGTCCTGGCCGAGATCCTCACCGCCGAAGGCCTTATAACGAAGCCCAAGGTCGTGGGCGGTCAGCCCTATTTCATCGTGGACGACGAGCCAATGAACCTGATGGAATGGCTGAGGCCACTTATTGAAGGCCTCGGATACCGGATGCCAAAGCGGTCAATCCCGAAAATGCCGATGTATTTTCTCGGTTTTCTCGCGGAATGCCTCCATTACATCGGCGGTCCGCGGCCCTTCATGACGCGGCTGGAAGTCCATAACCTCACGGCGAGATTCACCTTCAGTCAGGACAAGGCGCGGAGCCACCTCGGCTTCGAGCCTGTCATCGGCAGGGACAAGGGAATGAAGCAGTGCGTCGAGTTTTACAAGAAGCATGTCAATATAAATTAA